The Ascaphus truei isolate aAscTru1 chromosome 12, aAscTru1.hap1, whole genome shotgun sequence region acttatgtatctatttgtaaccatgtattatttgtcattatacAGTAATcctatgctcaggacatacttgaaaacgagaggtaactctcagtgaattacttcctggtaaaacatgttataaataaatatagaacaGAACAATATATGAAGAACATTGATAGAGGGAGTAGTGTGATTTCCATAACTGAGTGAGGAGGAAATATTTATTTCCACTTATGTCTCATAATTGTAAACTGATTCATTAGGGTGTTTCTTTGCCTTCTTCTGGGTAAATGTAAATATAACTAATATAACAATGTAATTTAAATTATATGATTCAGTATCTGGCACAAGTAGAATTTTATAAAGGTTGAACTCAATGAAAATGTGTCTTTCTCATACAAATGTACTTTGTTGCATtgcaatgttttattaatacattttctCACCACAGATGTATCTTCAGCCCATGACTGATCTGTGAGCAAGATTCAATATTAGAAATATCCCAAACATCATAAATTACAGGAAGTGTTAATGGATATAACAAGTCTGTATGAAAATTGGAACAAGATTACAAGAAATTCTACAGAGCATTCCTATCCATCAACAGCATTTGACTAAACTTACAGACACCACAATACCAGACAAGACAAGGAGAGAGTTTAAAGAGCAGAGACATGAATACCGTATTTCCCCCTTTAGGTTATGTTATGCAGCAAATAATCCATACAGGGAAGaaatcctataactgctctgaatgtgcgaaaagcttcagtcggaaatcgcatcttgttacacatcaaagagtccacacaggggtgagaccctataactgctccgaatgtgagaaaagcttcagtcaaaaatcaaatcttgttacacaccaaagaatccacacaggggtgacaccctataactgctccgaatgtgggaaaagcttcagtggTAAATCTGATCTAGTTACACACCAAATAATCCACACAGGTGTgacaccctataactgctcagAATGTGGGAAAATCTTCAGTCAGAAATCGCGTCTTGTTACACACCacagaatccacacaggggtgacatcaccctataactgctctgaatgtgggaaaagcttcagtgacAAATCtagtcttgttacacaccaaagactccacacaggggtgaagccttataactgcgctgaatgtgggaaaagctacAGTCGGAAAACAAGTCTTGTTATACACCAAAGACTCCACACAGGGGAGaagccctataactgctctgaatgtgggaaaagcttcaatgAAAAATCTAATCTCGttgcacaccaaagaatccacacaggggagaagcctcataactgctctgaatgtgggaaaagcttcagtcagaaatcAAATCTTGTTGGACACCaaattatccacaaagggatgaccctataactgctctgaatgtgagaaagCTTCAGTCAAAAATCAAATCTTTTCAAACAAGAGATACTTACTGAGTACTTCACTTAGTGAAGTCTCCCTCTAACTATtaactaaatatacaaaataccaTTAAAAAACAGGTAGCAGAATCTTGGTTGCTTAATGAAAATGTTGCCAATATGTTTGTCATTAATTCATAAAGCCTGAGGCAGTGCTGAAGGTACTTTTGACATTGAAACAGTTATCATAATCTTTTTTTACTTTGTGGTTTTGGTAACATATTTCTATCAACTTTTTCGTCTGTTTGAGGGCCATGGAAATCTCCTTATTCCCATATCCACGCTCCAGGAAATGGTTTTTCATATCCAGTAATGCTTGATCTAATTCCAGCGGATCACTAGTAATTCTTATTATGCGTAAAAATTGGGAGTATAGCAAACCTGTTTtcaaagtacagctcaaccccgttatagcgcgatccgctataacgcggatccgcttataacgcaatttgagcatggaccccaaatattttttttttttgcgcacaCACAGCAGATAGAGATGTGAGGAGCGCTCAAAAGCCAGGTAGAATATCCAATAACACCAAAACCACAATCAAAGGAGAATAATGTAATTCAAGATTAATAAGATTTATAGATAATATAGCCAGCAATTATGGGTACAAACcccctgaagacaggtggtgggaAGCAAGGAAAAGCCCCCACCATCAATCTCATTGGAGGATACCCCTGTAGCAAGAACCAATGATTACTCACGACTCCTGGTGTGGCTGGATGAATGTGCAGCTTCCAAGATGAGATAGTTGATATACAGTCATGTAAGGAGCGCACGATCCGgtaggagcaaggagaggaccccAGGTAACgaaaaaaatataaatttatTGAGTCATCAAGACATTAAAATCCAATGCGTTTCGAACGTGTtggcgttctttatcaaggataaacaTACAATGAAACCCAGTCCTTATAAATACCCTTCCTACCTGTATCCCGTTTGCACCAAAATAATATCCATAATGACATCATGacgcccgcgcatgcgcaataggtgCGAGCGCGAGCAACCAGGACGCCAGACGCAACCAATGGGCGGAAGTGGTGGCATGAAGGGAAATGAAGCTATAATATCTGAGGGCAAGAAGAGCCAATGGAAGCCCTTAAAGGACAAAAAAACATACCAATGTGAACAAATGTAAATAATAAACTTCTTCAAGCCTAAGGAAACGAAAaaggaagaaagaaaaagaaaagagaaagaaggaaaatgagggggaaggaagaagaaacaagggggagaaagagaataaaaataataataaaataacccATAACAAGAACTGAAAAGGTGACACCATGAAAAAAGCATATATAGTATGAAAACATAACAGTATATCAATAGACTAAAGAAACATGACAAAAAaatgataatataaaaaacatcaaCATTAAAAACATGGTGCTATAACCTAACAGTACTAAGCGCTTGATGAATGATGATAAATCAGAATAACGTAATGTAACCTTATTGATATTATATACTAAATCATA contains the following coding sequences:
- the LOC142464337 gene encoding uncharacterized protein LOC142464337; this encodes MNTVFPPLGYVMQQIIHTGKKSYNCSECAKSFSRKSHLVTHQRVHTGVRPYNCSECEKSFSQKSNLVTHQRIHTGVTPYNCSECGKSFSGKSDLVTHQIIHTGVTPYNCSECGKIFSQKSRLVTHHRIHTGVTSPYNCSECGKSFSDKSSLVTHQRLHTGVKPYNCAECGKSYSRKTSLVIHQRLHTGEKPYNCSECGKSFNEKSNLVAHQRIHTGEKPHNCSECGKSFSQKSNLVGHQIIHKGMTL